From Prosthecobacter sp., the proteins below share one genomic window:
- a CDS encoding NAD(P)H-dependent oxidoreductase subunit E, with protein MAFEVPAELEKRMDEAISHYPVSKRSAVLPLLHLVQEHFRFIGDEAVTWVAAKLGLEPIQVLEVVTFYPGFRQAAPGKFHIRVCRTLSCAMAGSYELMDALCKAGNMDRSHTDHHHPIAVSPDGKYSIEFAECLASCGFGPVCMVEDDFYEKVDPATAGTLLAKYA; from the coding sequence ATGGCCTTTGAAGTTCCAGCCGAGTTGGAAAAACGCATGGACGAGGCGATCTCGCATTATCCTGTCTCAAAACGCAGTGCTGTGCTGCCACTGCTACATCTGGTGCAGGAGCACTTTCGTTTCATCGGCGATGAGGCGGTGACCTGGGTGGCCGCCAAGCTGGGCTTGGAGCCGATTCAAGTGCTCGAAGTAGTGACTTTCTATCCGGGCTTCCGCCAAGCCGCTCCTGGCAAGTTTCACATCCGCGTCTGCCGCACGCTTTCGTGCGCGATGGCTGGCAGCTACGAACTGATGGATGCGCTCTGCAAGGCCGGGAACATGGACCGCTCCCACACTGACCATCACCATCCCATCGCAGTCAGCCCCGATGGCAAGTACAGCATCGAGTTTGCCGAATGTCTTGCGAGCTGCGGTTTTGGTCCCGTGTGCATGGTTGAGGACGACTTTTATGAGAAGGTCGATCCGGCGACAGCGGGGACGTTATTGGCAAAGTACGCCTGA
- the nuoD gene encoding NADH dehydrogenase (quinone) subunit D, with the protein MPTVTREYEAPDTAAKAARQLETVEEATTDIVGEKLVLNMGPSHPATHGVLRLILELDGEIITKADPDVGFLHRGDEKIAENMHYNQFVPYTDRLDYLAPLANNVAYALAVEKLMGWEVPARGRAIRVICCELARISAHMLGVGVFAMDVGAMTVFLYTFTEREKVYNLCEQLTGARFTTSYTRVGGQIRDLPNGFVGAVRQFLGELEPVIDEIDKLLSRNRIFMERTQDIGVISKEDAIGYGLTGPNLRGSGVDHDIRKAKPYLDYDKYEFDVPVGTKGDCYDRYLVRMEEMRQSVRILKQVFASLPEGPINVADAKGLLPKKEKVLMKMEELIHHFILATQGIDAPAGEVYFAAENPKGELGFYINSTGGGVPHRLKIRAPSFLNLSIISKLIPGHMLSDIPAVLGSLDFVMGECDR; encoded by the coding sequence ATGCCCACCGTCACCCGAGAATACGAGGCCCCGGATACCGCCGCCAAGGCAGCCCGGCAGCTCGAAACCGTGGAGGAAGCCACGACGGACATCGTGGGGGAGAAATTGGTGCTCAACATGGGGCCCAGCCATCCGGCCACCCACGGGGTGCTGCGGTTGATCCTGGAGCTGGACGGCGAAATCATCACCAAAGCTGATCCAGACGTCGGCTTCCTGCATCGTGGTGACGAAAAGATCGCCGAGAACATGCACTACAACCAGTTCGTGCCTTACACGGACCGGCTGGATTATCTGGCGCCACTGGCGAACAACGTGGCGTACGCGCTCGCGGTTGAGAAACTCATGGGCTGGGAAGTTCCGGCACGTGGCCGGGCGATTCGTGTGATCTGCTGTGAACTGGCCCGCATCTCCGCGCATATGCTCGGTGTCGGAGTGTTTGCGATGGATGTCGGGGCGATGACGGTGTTCCTCTACACCTTCACCGAGCGCGAAAAGGTCTACAATCTTTGCGAGCAGCTCACAGGAGCGCGCTTTACCACCAGCTACACGCGTGTGGGCGGCCAGATCCGCGACCTGCCGAACGGCTTTGTCGGTGCGGTGAGGCAGTTCCTCGGCGAACTGGAACCTGTGATCGACGAGATCGACAAGCTGCTCTCCCGCAATCGCATCTTCATGGAGCGGACGCAGGACATCGGGGTGATTTCCAAAGAAGACGCCATCGGCTATGGCCTCACGGGTCCGAATCTGCGTGGTTCTGGCGTTGATCATGACATCCGCAAGGCGAAGCCTTATCTGGATTACGACAAGTACGAGTTTGATGTCCCGGTGGGAACGAAGGGGGACTGCTATGACCGCTACCTCGTGCGCATGGAGGAGATGAGGCAAAGCGTTCGCATCCTGAAACAGGTGTTCGCCAGTTTGCCTGAAGGTCCGATCAACGTGGCAGACGCCAAAGGGCTGCTGCCCAAGAAAGAAAAAGTGCTGATGAAGATGGAGGAGTTGATCCACCACTTCATTCTCGCCACCCAGGGCATTGATGCGCCCGCTGGAGAAGTTTATTTTGCCGCCGAGAACCCCAAGGGCGAGCTCGGCTTCTACATCAACAGCACTGGTGGCGGCGTGCCGCATCGTCTGAAAATTCGCGCTCCCTCCTTCCTGAACCTCAGCATCATTTCCAAACTGATTCCCGGCCACATGCTCAGCGACATTCCCGCCGTGCTGGGCAGCCTGGACTTCGTCATGGGCGAGTGTGACCGCTGA
- a CDS encoding CPBP family glutamic-type intramembrane protease has protein sequence MQAASPGSSSALPKLLLYLLAVMIGGALLAVPLFHLGKAGRAWLSASSLRDTGLATWLLKEIERAHFTRYFNRAVLVCAIVLIWPFLRWVRLDRSLLPTWKPISTGIKHWALGFALASGLLLVLGFVFFKMGAYQLHPQPRWFKFGEPITAALGASIIEEFFFRGLLLGLLLRTMSTRSALIAGTFVFALVHFLKPPEGWQIDDAAVTWSSGFLVLKQIAVGFGNVQFLLAEFATLFAVGWVLAQVRLQTGALWAGIGLHGGWVFGLKYFSALTTHTGGWLPWIGANLKIGLAPLLTVLLTGWIASRLLRTDNSFG, from the coding sequence ATGCAAGCCGCCAGCCCCGGCAGTTCCTCTGCCCTGCCGAAACTCCTGTTGTACCTGCTCGCCGTCATGATTGGCGGTGCGCTGCTGGCCGTGCCGCTGTTTCATCTTGGCAAAGCAGGCCGCGCCTGGCTTTCCGCGTCCTCGTTGCGCGACACCGGCCTCGCCACCTGGCTGCTGAAGGAAATCGAGCGCGCCCATTTCACGCGCTACTTCAACCGCGCCGTGCTCGTTTGCGCCATCGTGCTCATCTGGCCCTTCCTGCGCTGGGTGCGGCTGGATCGCTCGCTGCTGCCGACATGGAAGCCGATCAGCACAGGCATCAAACACTGGGCGCTTGGCTTCGCACTCGCCAGCGGCCTGCTCCTCGTGCTTGGCTTCGTTTTCTTCAAAATGGGCGCGTATCAACTCCATCCGCAGCCGCGCTGGTTCAAATTCGGCGAGCCTATCACCGCCGCGCTCGGCGCTAGCATCATCGAAGAGTTTTTCTTCCGAGGTCTGCTGCTCGGCCTGCTGCTCCGCACCATGTCCACGCGCTCCGCCTTGATCGCCGGCACGTTTGTCTTCGCCCTCGTCCACTTCCTCAAGCCCCCCGAGGGCTGGCAGATCGACGATGCCGCCGTCACCTGGAGCAGCGGTTTTCTCGTGCTCAAGCAAATCGCCGTCGGCTTCGGGAACGTGCAGTTCCTCCTCGCCGAATTCGCCACGCTCTTCGCCGTCGGCTGGGTACTCGCGCAGGTGCGCCTGCAGACCGGCGCGTTGTGGGCCGGCATCGGCCTGCACGGCGGCTGGGTCTTCGGCTTGAAATACTTCAGCGCCCTCACCACCCACACAGGCGGCTGGCTGCCCTGGATCGGCGCAAACTTGAAAATCGGCCTCGCCCCGCTGCTCACCGTCCTCCTCACCGGCTGGATCGCCTCCAGGCTGCTGCGCACCGATAATTCATTTGGCTAA
- a CDS encoding DUF1080 domain-containing protein has protein sequence MKRSALPTLAFSLFTTAVLAEGGFYGDPPDATHPWAIHDMNRPQPMRVEPGTFSSQEVPGTPPSDAVILFGGKPEEIEKWISDKNGEPTKWVVKDNVLQCVPGSGYIRTKEEFSDCQLHIEWSAPNKVEGNSQGRGNSGVFLMGQVEVQVLDNYNNPSYPDGMASSIYGINPPLANPLRAPGEWQTYDIVFRRPIFKDGKEIDPGYITVFVNGVLTQDHTPLEGGGGHMKRSKPRAFPDQGPLKIQDHGNPVRFRNIWYRPLPKRAVEGGEASRMSEEATAAKRAEIAKGIREDATKLEGNAKMLRLFESLCYEPNEDANHTATLMLGAFVTDMKNTAADKIESKKGEIMQVTKALRYLTQFKFIPDNLKAKADLEAIIKAQDWEPKKK, from the coding sequence ATGAAACGCTCCGCACTCCCCACGCTCGCTTTTTCTCTTTTCACCACCGCCGTGCTCGCAGAGGGCGGCTTTTACGGCGATCCACCGGACGCCACGCATCCGTGGGCGATTCATGACATGAACCGGCCGCAGCCGATGCGTGTGGAGCCCGGGACGTTCAGTTCGCAGGAAGTGCCGGGTACGCCGCCTTCGGACGCGGTCATCCTGTTCGGCGGGAAGCCGGAGGAGATCGAGAAATGGATCTCGGACAAGAATGGCGAACCGACGAAGTGGGTCGTCAAAGACAACGTGCTGCAATGCGTGCCAGGCAGCGGCTACATCCGCACGAAGGAAGAATTCTCCGACTGCCAGCTTCACATCGAGTGGAGCGCGCCAAACAAGGTCGAAGGCAACAGCCAGGGCCGTGGCAACAGCGGCGTGTTTCTCATGGGCCAGGTCGAGGTGCAGGTGCTCGACAATTACAACAACCCCAGCTACCCCGACGGCATGGCGTCATCCATCTACGGCATCAATCCGCCGCTGGCGAACCCGCTGCGTGCTCCCGGCGAGTGGCAGACCTACGACATCGTCTTCCGCCGCCCGATCTTCAAAGACGGCAAGGAAATCGATCCCGGTTACATCACGGTGTTCGTGAATGGCGTGCTCACGCAGGACCACACGCCGCTCGAAGGCGGTGGCGGGCACATGAAGCGCTCCAAACCCAGGGCATTTCCAGACCAAGGCCCGCTCAAAATCCAGGACCACGGCAATCCCGTGCGCTTCCGCAACATCTGGTATCGCCCGCTTCCGAAACGTGCTGTCGAAGGCGGCGAAGCCAGTCGCATGAGCGAGGAAGCTACCGCTGCGAAGCGTGCCGAGATCGCCAAAGGCATCCGTGAGGACGCCACGAAGCTCGAAGGCAATGCGAAGATGCTCCGCCTCTTCGAATCGCTCTGCTACGAGCCGAACGAAGATGCGAACCACACCGCCACACTGATGCTCGGTGCTTTTGTCACCGACATGAAGAACACGGCGGCGGACAAGATCGAATCCAAGAAAGGCGAGATCATGCAGGTGACGAAAGCGCTGCGTTACCTGACGCAGTTCAAGTTCATCCCCGACAATTTGAAAGCGAAGGCTGATCTCGAAGCCATCATCAAGGCCCAGGACTGGGAGCCGAAGAAGAAGTGA
- a CDS encoding ROK family protein — MADSAKTSIGIDFGGTSVKLGVCRGDELLVTDEPIPTAQFHGPAALIGEMAARVAKLQQKYPDICAIGVGVPGLVDFDHGFVHELTNVPGWKHVPLKAILSEKTGLPVLVENDANAMAYAEFRYGAARGLKNVIGLTMGTGIGGGVVLDGKMFRGSGFVAGEIGQMSIHFDGKPGHYGNLGALEKYTGNQQIAEHAVQRYAEAGIEKDIADCTPKKIADAAQAGDDIARQIWGEVADWLGTAIASIAWLLNPDAFVIGGGVAQAGDLIFGPLKRKVQSMLSTVVWERLQILPARFSNEAGIIGNAALAADAV, encoded by the coding sequence ATGGCTGACTCTGCAAAAACCTCCATCGGCATCGACTTCGGCGGCACCTCCGTGAAACTCGGCGTGTGCCGGGGCGATGAACTTCTCGTCACCGACGAACCCATCCCCACCGCCCAGTTCCACGGCCCGGCCGCGCTCATCGGCGAGATGGCCGCCCGCGTCGCGAAGCTGCAACAGAAATACCCGGACATCTGCGCCATCGGCGTCGGCGTGCCGGGCCTCGTTGATTTCGATCACGGCTTCGTGCATGAGCTGACGAACGTCCCCGGCTGGAAGCACGTGCCGCTCAAGGCCATCCTCAGCGAAAAGACCGGTCTTCCGGTGCTCGTCGAAAACGACGCCAACGCGATGGCCTATGCCGAGTTTCGTTACGGTGCCGCACGCGGCCTCAAAAACGTCATTGGCCTCACCATGGGCACCGGCATCGGTGGTGGTGTCGTGCTGGACGGCAAGATGTTCCGCGGCAGCGGCTTCGTGGCGGGCGAGATCGGCCAGATGAGCATTCATTTCGACGGTAAGCCCGGTCATTACGGCAATCTGGGTGCCTTGGAAAAATACACCGGCAACCAGCAGATCGCCGAGCACGCCGTGCAGCGCTACGCCGAGGCGGGCATCGAAAAAGATATCGCTGACTGCACACCGAAGAAGATCGCCGATGCTGCGCAGGCCGGTGATGACATCGCGCGTCAAATCTGGGGCGAAGTGGCCGACTGGCTCGGCACCGCCATCGCCAGCATCGCCTGGCTGCTCAATCCCGATGCCTTCGTCATCGGCGGCGGCGTCGCGCAGGCAGGTGATCTGATCTTTGGGCCGCTCAAACGCAAAGTGCAGAGCATGCTCAGCACCGTGGTCTGGGAGCGCCTGCAAATCTTGCCCGCCCGCTTCAGCAATGAGGCCGGCATCATCGGTAATGCCGCGCTGGCGGCGGACGCGGTTTGA
- a CDS encoding type II secretion system protein — protein MKSETFAQRRRLLPFQTHTQPKNMKIKPRFNPAARQGFTLIELLVVITIIGILAGLVMSQASKMMEDARKLQVQTVIKDLRIAISSYQVEYNRYPVNSSMLSSASDGEDIQALPTDENTGLVSALMSTSSSDDSGSTSLNPKDIKFIDLPIAKNGKFGLVNQQPPYKLVDLWGSPYYVLLDTNGDKQVMNPDLNSSDPTIAQNPTSPPPQKLPTEVAVYSYGKDLVPQTKDDVVSWRSK, from the coding sequence ATGAAGTCCGAGACGTTCGCTCAGAGGCGTCGACTCCTGCCTTTTCAAACACACACCCAACCGAAGAATATGAAAATCAAACCCCGTTTCAACCCTGCGGCGCGCCAGGGATTCACACTCATCGAACTGCTGGTGGTGATCACCATCATCGGCATCCTGGCCGGCCTGGTGATGTCTCAAGCATCGAAGATGATGGAAGATGCGCGAAAGCTGCAGGTGCAGACTGTCATCAAAGACCTGCGCATTGCCATTTCAAGCTACCAGGTCGAATACAACCGTTATCCGGTCAATTCCAGCATGCTCAGCAGCGCATCCGACGGCGAGGATATTCAAGCCTTGCCCACAGATGAGAATACCGGTCTCGTCAGCGCGTTGATGAGCACTTCTTCCTCGGATGATTCAGGTTCCACCAGCCTCAACCCCAAGGACATCAAGTTCATTGATCTCCCGATCGCCAAGAACGGCAAATTTGGTCTCGTCAACCAGCAGCCACCTTACAAACTGGTCGATCTTTGGGGGTCGCCTTATTATGTGCTGCTCGACACCAATGGCGACAAACAGGTGATGAATCCCGATTTAAACAGCTCCGACCCCACCATCGCGCAAAATCCGACCAGCCCGCCTCCTCAAAAACTGCCCACGGAAGTTGCCGTTTATAGCTATGGTAAGGATCTCGTGCCCCAGACGAAGGACGATGTGGTGTCCTGGAGATCGAAGTAA
- a CDS encoding sulfatase produces the protein MRFFTLVLLALGSSLFAAAPPNIIFILADDFGYGDLGCMGCTDISTPNIDRLATEGVKFTDFYANAPVCTPTRTGFMTGRWQQRCGLEFAFGYQVEQFRRVKGAWVPEPDIHALGLPLTEITIAQKFKAAGYTTGAFGKWHLGFKDEYNPTKRGFDEYFGELLGHADYYKHTYYDGTYALRDGLEPVKRDGYFTDLINERAVKFIRDHKAAPFFMYVPHLAVHAPFEAPDAPETPMVTKESMHHGSRAIYKAMVERIDLGVGQMLAELEKHGLADNTLVVFSSDNGGERYSRNLPLFHHKATVWEGGIRVPCVMRWPAKLPKGKVTAQMAITMDLHATFTELAGAKTPSEKRLDGINLIPLLTGDAQPVERTFFWRIDRSNRKQKAIRHGKWKYINDGNTMDLLFDLEADISERVNLGYQHPDILADLKAKLKAWEAEMDASEREVWVR, from the coding sequence ATGCGTTTCTTCACTCTTGTTCTCCTCGCCCTCGGTTCGTCGCTGTTCGCCGCAGCACCGCCCAACATCATCTTCATCCTCGCGGATGACTTCGGCTATGGCGATCTCGGCTGCATGGGCTGCACGGACATCTCGACCCCGAACATCGACCGTCTCGCGACGGAAGGCGTGAAGTTCACTGACTTTTACGCGAACGCGCCCGTCTGCACGCCCACGCGCACCGGCTTCATGACTGGACGCTGGCAGCAGCGATGTGGGCTCGAGTTCGCGTTCGGTTATCAGGTGGAGCAGTTCCGCCGCGTGAAGGGCGCATGGGTGCCCGAGCCCGACATTCACGCCCTCGGCCTGCCTTTGACGGAAATCACCATTGCGCAGAAGTTCAAAGCGGCCGGTTATACCACCGGGGCCTTCGGCAAATGGCATCTCGGCTTCAAAGACGAGTACAATCCGACCAAACGCGGCTTCGATGAGTATTTCGGCGAACTGCTCGGCCACGCGGACTACTACAAGCACACCTACTACGACGGCACCTACGCCCTGCGCGATGGCTTGGAGCCCGTGAAGCGCGATGGCTACTTCACCGATCTCATCAACGAACGCGCCGTGAAGTTCATCCGAGATCACAAAGCCGCACCCTTCTTCATGTATGTGCCTCATCTAGCCGTTCACGCGCCGTTCGAAGCCCCTGACGCGCCCGAGACACCGATGGTGACCAAAGAAAGCATGCACCACGGCAGCCGCGCCATTTACAAGGCCATGGTCGAGCGCATCGACCTCGGCGTTGGCCAGATGCTCGCCGAACTCGAAAAACACGGCCTCGCCGACAACACGCTCGTCGTTTTTTCCAGCGACAACGGCGGCGAGCGCTACAGCCGCAATCTGCCTCTCTTCCATCATAAGGCCACCGTCTGGGAAGGCGGCATCCGCGTGCCCTGCGTGATGCGCTGGCCCGCGAAACTGCCCAAAGGCAAGGTCACTGCACAAATGGCCATCACCATGGACCTCCACGCAACCTTCACTGAACTTGCCGGAGCCAAAACACCTTCGGAAAAGCGGCTCGATGGCATCAATCTCATCCCGCTCCTCACCGGCGATGCCCAACCCGTCGAACGCACCTTCTTCTGGCGCATTGACCGCTCGAATCGCAAACAGAAGGCGATCCGTCACGGAAAATGGAAGTACATCAACGACGGCAACACCATGGACCTCCTCTTCGACCTCGAAGCCGACATCAGCGAGCGCGTGAACCTCGGCTACCAGCACCCCGACATCCTCGCAGACCTCAAAGCCAAGCTGAAAGCGTGGGAAGCCGAGATGGATGCGAGTGAGCGGGAAGTTTGGGTGAGGTGA
- a CDS encoding type III pantothenate kinase, which translates to MSQRLLIDVGNGRTKFGLATRDAILDRREHATRELSPDAVREVTRGWEFESAVICSVVPKTVPAFREVFGENLLELRYGTPLGIGIRYPKPDSIGPDRLANAVALAQMHGAPGIVIDFGTAVTFDILSADKFYIGGVIAPGLRLMTDYLHERTALLPRVDLHEPASVIGQSTEAAILAGAAFGYRGMVKGILEALKKELGGKNTHVVATGGDAEWIISGMSERIVVDPDLTLHGLRLVGNLRAPL; encoded by the coding sequence ATGAGCCAGCGGTTGCTCATCGATGTCGGCAACGGTCGCACCAAATTCGGGCTCGCCACGCGTGACGCCATCCTCGACCGCCGCGAACATGCCACACGCGAGCTTTCGCCCGATGCCGTGCGCGAAGTCACCCGTGGCTGGGAATTCGAAAGCGCCGTGATTTGCAGTGTCGTGCCGAAGACCGTGCCAGCGTTTCGTGAGGTGTTTGGCGAAAATCTCCTCGAACTGCGCTACGGCACGCCGCTGGGCATCGGCATTCGCTATCCGAAGCCCGACAGCATCGGTCCTGACCGCCTCGCGAATGCCGTGGCGCTCGCGCAGATGCACGGCGCCCCCGGCATCGTCATCGACTTCGGCACCGCCGTGACTTTCGACATCCTGAGCGCGGACAAGTTCTACATCGGCGGTGTCATCGCCCCCGGCTTGCGTCTGATGACGGATTACCTCCACGAACGCACCGCGTTGCTGCCGCGCGTCGATTTGCACGAGCCTGCCAGCGTCATCGGCCAGTCCACCGAGGCCGCGATCCTCGCTGGAGCTGCCTTTGGCTACCGTGGCATGGTCAAAGGCATCCTGGAGGCCCTGAAAAAGGAACTCGGCGGCAAGAACACCCATGTCGTCGCCACCGGCGGCGATGCGGAGTGGATCATCTCCGGGATGAGCGAACGCATCGTTGTGGACCCTGATTTGACCTTGCACGGACTGCGTTTGGTGGGCAATCTCCGCGCCCCGCTCTGA
- the ppdK gene encoding pyruvate, phosphate dikinase encodes MAKTASKGSADKKKYVYFFGAGKADGDGSMKALLGGKGANLAEMSRIGLPVPPGFTISTDVCTYFYQNKKTYPAALQTQMENAVKGMEKIMGYKFGDAKGFPLLVAVRSGARDSMPGMMDTILNLGLNDQTVLSLVAATNNERFAWDCYRRFVQMYGDVVLGVQKLEGEDHEPFETVIEKFKHETYHKDIIDSDLTAADQQELVKRFKALVKERTGKVFPSDPWEQLRGAAGAVFGSWMNDRAIVYRRKYNIPAEWGTAVNVQAMVFGNTGNTSGSGVAFTRNPANGVNEFYGEFLINAQGEDVVAGVRTPEPVIQLAKEMPKSYAELLLVRQKLEKHFKDVQDVEFTIQEGKLFMLQTRNGKRTAAAALKFSMDMVKEKLIDWETAILRNPADQLDQLLAPIFDVADVKRAKAIASGLPAGPGAASGKIYLNADRAVIAEQNGEKVLLVRNETSPEDLRGMIAAEGILTARGGVSSHAALVARQMGKVCICGAAALEIDYDKKTVTVAGQTFKEGDFLSIDGTSGIVYGGQLKTAPSEIITGMIHGDKAAQATEKFKSFQQLMVWCGKATRLQVRTNADNPEQTQNAIAFGAQGIGLTRTEHMFFEGDRIDAVREMILADNVADRKKALAKLLPYQREDFTGIFTALKGLPATIRLLDPPLHEFVPHEEKAQAELAKKMGVSVEKVAARVQALHEFNPMLGHRGCRLGIAYPEITEMQARAIFEAAADVAKKKIKVKPEVMIPLVGFKKELDLQVEIVHKVAKEVMSEKKVKLDYLVGTMIEVPRGALTADEIAETAEFFSFGTNDLTQTALGISRDDMGSFLMPYTENEIFKKNPFATLDQTGVGQLIQIAIEKGRKTKPDIKLGICGEHGGDPDSVKFCHRVGLTYVSCSPFRVPVARLAAAQAAIEEKRAAAKAAAGKNVRGGKPASAAKQNNATNNKQRINTMAKKAAKKAAKKAPAKKAAKKAAKKKK; translated from the coding sequence ATGGCAAAGACAGCATCCAAGGGCAGCGCAGATAAAAAGAAGTACGTTTATTTTTTCGGAGCGGGAAAAGCAGACGGTGATGGTTCCATGAAGGCATTGCTGGGTGGCAAGGGTGCCAACCTCGCAGAGATGAGCCGCATTGGTCTTCCGGTGCCTCCCGGGTTCACCATCAGCACCGATGTGTGCACCTACTTTTATCAAAACAAGAAGACCTACCCTGCTGCTCTCCAGACGCAGATGGAAAACGCCGTCAAGGGCATGGAGAAAATCATGGGTTACAAGTTTGGAGATGCCAAAGGTTTCCCGCTGCTTGTTGCTGTTCGCTCCGGTGCGCGTGATTCGATGCCCGGCATGATGGACACGATCCTCAATCTGGGCCTGAACGACCAGACGGTTCTTTCGCTCGTCGCCGCCACCAACAACGAACGCTTTGCCTGGGACTGCTACCGCCGTTTCGTCCAGATGTACGGCGACGTGGTGCTCGGCGTGCAGAAACTCGAAGGCGAAGATCATGAGCCGTTTGAAACGGTCATCGAGAAGTTCAAGCACGAAACATATCACAAGGACATCATCGACAGCGATCTTACCGCCGCCGACCAGCAGGAACTGGTGAAGCGCTTCAAGGCGCTCGTCAAAGAGCGTACCGGCAAAGTGTTCCCCTCCGACCCATGGGAACAGCTCCGTGGTGCCGCCGGTGCCGTCTTTGGAAGCTGGATGAATGACCGCGCGATCGTTTACCGCCGCAAATACAACATCCCGGCTGAATGGGGCACGGCTGTGAACGTGCAGGCGATGGTCTTCGGCAACACAGGCAACACCTCCGGTTCCGGCGTGGCCTTCACGCGCAACCCGGCCAACGGTGTCAACGAATTCTACGGTGAGTTCCTCATCAATGCCCAGGGTGAGGATGTCGTCGCCGGGGTGCGCACACCTGAGCCCGTCATTCAACTCGCGAAGGAGATGCCAAAATCCTACGCGGAGTTGCTCCTGGTTCGTCAGAAGCTCGAGAAGCACTTCAAGGATGTGCAGGACGTTGAGTTCACCATTCAGGAAGGCAAGCTGTTCATGCTGCAGACCCGCAATGGCAAACGCACCGCCGCTGCCGCGCTGAAGTTCTCCATGGACATGGTGAAGGAAAAGCTCATCGACTGGGAAACCGCCATCCTGCGCAATCCTGCCGATCAACTCGACCAGTTGCTGGCCCCGATCTTTGATGTCGCCGACGTCAAGAGGGCGAAAGCCATTGCCTCCGGTCTGCCCGCCGGCCCGGGTGCCGCCTCCGGCAAAATTTACCTCAATGCGGATCGTGCCGTCATCGCCGAGCAAAATGGCGAAAAGGTGCTTCTCGTCCGCAACGAGACCAGCCCTGAGGATCTTCGCGGCATGATTGCTGCTGAAGGCATTCTGACTGCTCGTGGTGGTGTCTCCTCACACGCGGCCCTCGTTGCCCGCCAGATGGGCAAAGTCTGCATCTGTGGTGCTGCCGCCCTCGAAATCGACTACGACAAGAAAACCGTCACAGTTGCCGGACAAACCTTCAAGGAGGGTGATTTCCTCTCCATCGATGGCACCAGTGGCATCGTTTATGGCGGACAGCTCAAGACTGCGCCGTCTGAAATCATCACCGGCATGATCCATGGTGATAAAGCGGCCCAAGCCACCGAGAAGTTCAAGAGCTTCCAGCAGTTGATGGTATGGTGTGGCAAAGCCACGCGCCTTCAGGTGCGCACGAATGCCGACAATCCAGAACAGACTCAGAACGCCATCGCGTTCGGCGCGCAGGGCATTGGCCTTACCCGCACAGAGCACATGTTCTTCGAAGGAGACCGTATCGACGCTGTGCGTGAAATGATTCTGGCCGACAACGTGGCGGACCGCAAAAAAGCGCTCGCGAAGCTGCTTCCATACCAGCGTGAAGATTTCACTGGCATCTTTACCGCGCTCAAAGGACTGCCCGCCACCATTCGTCTGCTTGACCCGCCGCTTCACGAGTTTGTTCCTCATGAAGAAAAGGCGCAGGCCGAGCTGGCGAAGAAAATGGGCGTCTCGGTTGAGAAAGTCGCCGCACGTGTCCAAGCCCTTCACGAGTTCAACCCGATGCTTGGTCATCGTGGCTGCCGCCTGGGCATCGCTTATCCCGAGATCACCGAAATGCAGGCTCGCGCCATCTTTGAAGCCGCCGCAGATGTGGCGAAGAAGAAGATCAAGGTGAAGCCCGAGGTGATGATTCCGCTCGTCGGCTTCAAGAAAGAACTCGACCTTCAGGTCGAAATCGTGCATAAAGTGGCAAAAGAAGTGATGAGCGAGAAAAAAGTGAAGCTCGATTATCTGGTCGGCACCATGATTGAGGTGCCGCGTGGAGCACTCACGGCTGATGAGATCGCCGAGACGGCGGAGTTCTTCAGCTTCGGCACCAACGACCTCACTCAAACAGCGCTCGGCATCAGCCGTGATGACATGGGCAGCTTCCTGATGCCCTACACCGAGAACGAAATCTTCAAGAAGAACCCCTTTGCCACGCTGGATCAGACCGGTGTCGGACAGCTCATCCAGATCGCCATTGAAAAAGGCCGCAAGACCAAGCCTGACATCAAGCTCGGCATCTGCGGCGAGCACGGTGGTGATCCTGACAGCGTCAAATTCTGCCACCGTGTGGGTCTCACATATGTGAGTTGCAGTCCTTTCCGAGTTCCCGTCGCACGCCTTGCCGCCGCGCAGGCTGCGATTGAAGAAAAACGCGCCGCCGCCAAGGCCGCCGCAGGAAAAAATGTCCGTGGAGGCAAGCCTGCCTCTGCGGCAAAACAAAACAACGCAACCAACAACAAACAGAGGATAAACACCATGGCTAAGAAAGCTGCAAAGAAAGCCGCCAAGAAGGCTCCCGCCAAGAAAGCCGCCAAAAAGGCCGCCAAGAAGAAGAAGTAA